One Anas platyrhynchos isolate ZD024472 breed Pekin duck chromosome 2, IASCAAS_PekinDuck_T2T, whole genome shotgun sequence DNA segment encodes these proteins:
- the TFAP2A gene encoding transcription factor AP-2-alpha isoform X3: MLVHSFSAMERHDSTSNGTARLPQLGTVGQSPYTSAPPLSHTPNADFQPPYFPPPYQPIYPQSQDPYSHVNDPYSLNPLHAQPQPQHPGWPGQRQSQETGLLHTHRGLPHQLSGLDPRRDYRRHDDLLHAPHGLGSGLADLPLHSIPHAIEDVPHVEDPGINIPDQTVIKKGPVSLSKSNNNAVSSIPINKDALFGGVVNPNEVFCSVPGRLSLLSSTSKYKVTVAEVQRRLSPPECLNASLLGGVLRRAKSKNGGRSLREKLDKIGLNLPAGRRKAANVTLLTSLVEGEAVHLARDFGYVCETEFPAKAVAEFLNRQHSDPNEQVTRKNMLLATKQICKEFTDLLAQDRSPLGNSRPNPILEPGIQSCLTHFNLISHGFGSPAVCAAVTALQNYLTEALKAMDKMYLSNNPNSHTDNSTKSGDKEEKHRK, from the exons ATGTTAGTGCACAGTTTTTCGGCTATG GAGCGCCACGACAGCACCAGCAACGGGACGGCCCGGCTGCCCCAGCTGGGGACCGTGGGTCAGTCCCCCTACACCAGCGCCCCGCCGCTCTCCCATACCCCCAACGCCGACTTCCAGCCTCCCTACTTCCCCCCTCCTTACCAGCCCATCTACCCCCAGTCTCAGGACCCCTACTCCCACGTGAACGACCCCTACAGCCTCAACCCCCTCCACGCCCAgccgcagccccagcaccctggATGGCCGGGACAGAGGCAGAGCCAGGAAACGGGGCTCCTGCACACGCACCGGGGGCTCCCCCACCAGCTTTCGGGCTTGGACCCCCGCAGGGACTACCGGCGGCATGACGACCTGCTGCATGCCCCGCACGGGCTGGGCTCGGGGCTGGCTGACCTGCCCCTACACTCCATCCCTCACGCCATCGAGGACGTGCCG CACGTAGAAGACCCCGGTATTAACATCCCGGATCAAACTGTAATTAAGAAAG gcCCCGTGTCCCTCTCCAAGTCTAACAACAACGCCGTCTCCTCCATCCCCATCAACAAGGACGCGCTCTTCGGCGGGGTGGTCAACCCCAACGAGGTCTTCTGCTCGGTGCCGGGCCGCCTCTCGCTGCTCAGCTCCACCTCCAAGTACAAGGTCACGGTGGCGGAAGTGCAGCGACGCCTCTCGCCGCCCGAGTGCCTCAACGCCTCCCTGCTGGGCGGAGTGCTGCGGAG GGCAAAGTCCAAAAATGGAGGGCGATCCCTCAGAGAGAAACTGGACAAAATAGGGCTAAACCTGCCAGCCGGGAGGCGCAAAGCTGCTAACGTCACCTTGCTCACTTCGCTGGTGGAGG GAGAAGCAGTGCATCTAGCTAGAGATTTTGGGTACGTTTGTGAGACAGAATTTCCTGCCAAAGCAGTAGCTGAATTTCTCAACCGACAACATTCCGATCCAAACGAGCAAGTCACAAGAAAAAACATGCTTCTAGCTACAAA ACAGATCTGTAAAGAGTTCACCGACCTGCTGGCTCAGGACCGATCTCCCCTGGGGAACTCGCGGCCCAACCCCATTTTGGAGCCGGGCATCCAGAGCTGCCTGACCCACTTCAACCTCATCTCACACGGCTTCGGCAGCCCGGCGGTGTGCGCTGCTGTTACCGCCCTGCAGAACTATCTCACCGAGGCGCTCAAGGCCATGGACAAAATGTACCTCAGCAACAATCCCAACAGCCACACAGACAACAGCACCAAAAGCGGCGACAAAGAGGAGAAGCACCGAAAGTGA
- the TFAP2A gene encoding transcription factor AP-2-alpha isoform X1, with translation MKMLWKLTDNIKYEECEERHDSTSNGTARLPQLGTVGQSPYTSAPPLSHTPNADFQPPYFPPPYQPIYPQSQDPYSHVNDPYSLNPLHAQPQPQHPGWPGQRQSQETGLLHTHRGLPHQLSGLDPRRDYRRHDDLLHAPHGLGSGLADLPLHSIPHAIEDVPHVEDPGINIPDQTVIKKGPVSLSKSNNNAVSSIPINKDALFGGVVNPNEVFCSVPGRLSLLSSTSKYKVTVAEVQRRLSPPECLNASLLGGVLRRAKSKNGGRSLREKLDKIGLNLPAGRRKAANVTLLTSLVEGEAVHLARDFGYVCETEFPAKAVAEFLNRQHSDPNEQVTRKNMLLATKQICKEFTDLLAQDRSPLGNSRPNPILEPGIQSCLTHFNLISHGFGSPAVCAAVTALQNYLTEALKAMDKMYLSNNPNSHTDNSTKSGDKEEKHRK, from the exons ATGAAAATGCTTTGGAAACTGACGGATAATATCAAGTATGAGGAATGTGAG GAGCGCCACGACAGCACCAGCAACGGGACGGCCCGGCTGCCCCAGCTGGGGACCGTGGGTCAGTCCCCCTACACCAGCGCCCCGCCGCTCTCCCATACCCCCAACGCCGACTTCCAGCCTCCCTACTTCCCCCCTCCTTACCAGCCCATCTACCCCCAGTCTCAGGACCCCTACTCCCACGTGAACGACCCCTACAGCCTCAACCCCCTCCACGCCCAgccgcagccccagcaccctggATGGCCGGGACAGAGGCAGAGCCAGGAAACGGGGCTCCTGCACACGCACCGGGGGCTCCCCCACCAGCTTTCGGGCTTGGACCCCCGCAGGGACTACCGGCGGCATGACGACCTGCTGCATGCCCCGCACGGGCTGGGCTCGGGGCTGGCTGACCTGCCCCTACACTCCATCCCTCACGCCATCGAGGACGTGCCG CACGTAGAAGACCCCGGTATTAACATCCCGGATCAAACTGTAATTAAGAAAG gcCCCGTGTCCCTCTCCAAGTCTAACAACAACGCCGTCTCCTCCATCCCCATCAACAAGGACGCGCTCTTCGGCGGGGTGGTCAACCCCAACGAGGTCTTCTGCTCGGTGCCGGGCCGCCTCTCGCTGCTCAGCTCCACCTCCAAGTACAAGGTCACGGTGGCGGAAGTGCAGCGACGCCTCTCGCCGCCCGAGTGCCTCAACGCCTCCCTGCTGGGCGGAGTGCTGCGGAG GGCAAAGTCCAAAAATGGAGGGCGATCCCTCAGAGAGAAACTGGACAAAATAGGGCTAAACCTGCCAGCCGGGAGGCGCAAAGCTGCTAACGTCACCTTGCTCACTTCGCTGGTGGAGG GAGAAGCAGTGCATCTAGCTAGAGATTTTGGGTACGTTTGTGAGACAGAATTTCCTGCCAAAGCAGTAGCTGAATTTCTCAACCGACAACATTCCGATCCAAACGAGCAAGTCACAAGAAAAAACATGCTTCTAGCTACAAA ACAGATCTGTAAAGAGTTCACCGACCTGCTGGCTCAGGACCGATCTCCCCTGGGGAACTCGCGGCCCAACCCCATTTTGGAGCCGGGCATCCAGAGCTGCCTGACCCACTTCAACCTCATCTCACACGGCTTCGGCAGCCCGGCGGTGTGCGCTGCTGTTACCGCCCTGCAGAACTATCTCACCGAGGCGCTCAAGGCCATGGACAAAATGTACCTCAGCAACAATCCCAACAGCCACACAGACAACAGCACCAAAAGCGGCGACAAAGAGGAGAAGCACCGAAAGTGA
- the TFAP2A gene encoding transcription factor AP-2-alpha isoform X2, translating into MSILAKMGDWQERHDSTSNGTARLPQLGTVGQSPYTSAPPLSHTPNADFQPPYFPPPYQPIYPQSQDPYSHVNDPYSLNPLHAQPQPQHPGWPGQRQSQETGLLHTHRGLPHQLSGLDPRRDYRRHDDLLHAPHGLGSGLADLPLHSIPHAIEDVPHVEDPGINIPDQTVIKKGPVSLSKSNNNAVSSIPINKDALFGGVVNPNEVFCSVPGRLSLLSSTSKYKVTVAEVQRRLSPPECLNASLLGGVLRRAKSKNGGRSLREKLDKIGLNLPAGRRKAANVTLLTSLVEGEAVHLARDFGYVCETEFPAKAVAEFLNRQHSDPNEQVTRKNMLLATKQICKEFTDLLAQDRSPLGNSRPNPILEPGIQSCLTHFNLISHGFGSPAVCAAVTALQNYLTEALKAMDKMYLSNNPNSHTDNSTKSGDKEEKHRK; encoded by the exons ATGTCCATCCTTGCCAAAATGGGGGACTGGCAG GAGCGCCACGACAGCACCAGCAACGGGACGGCCCGGCTGCCCCAGCTGGGGACCGTGGGTCAGTCCCCCTACACCAGCGCCCCGCCGCTCTCCCATACCCCCAACGCCGACTTCCAGCCTCCCTACTTCCCCCCTCCTTACCAGCCCATCTACCCCCAGTCTCAGGACCCCTACTCCCACGTGAACGACCCCTACAGCCTCAACCCCCTCCACGCCCAgccgcagccccagcaccctggATGGCCGGGACAGAGGCAGAGCCAGGAAACGGGGCTCCTGCACACGCACCGGGGGCTCCCCCACCAGCTTTCGGGCTTGGACCCCCGCAGGGACTACCGGCGGCATGACGACCTGCTGCATGCCCCGCACGGGCTGGGCTCGGGGCTGGCTGACCTGCCCCTACACTCCATCCCTCACGCCATCGAGGACGTGCCG CACGTAGAAGACCCCGGTATTAACATCCCGGATCAAACTGTAATTAAGAAAG gcCCCGTGTCCCTCTCCAAGTCTAACAACAACGCCGTCTCCTCCATCCCCATCAACAAGGACGCGCTCTTCGGCGGGGTGGTCAACCCCAACGAGGTCTTCTGCTCGGTGCCGGGCCGCCTCTCGCTGCTCAGCTCCACCTCCAAGTACAAGGTCACGGTGGCGGAAGTGCAGCGACGCCTCTCGCCGCCCGAGTGCCTCAACGCCTCCCTGCTGGGCGGAGTGCTGCGGAG GGCAAAGTCCAAAAATGGAGGGCGATCCCTCAGAGAGAAACTGGACAAAATAGGGCTAAACCTGCCAGCCGGGAGGCGCAAAGCTGCTAACGTCACCTTGCTCACTTCGCTGGTGGAGG GAGAAGCAGTGCATCTAGCTAGAGATTTTGGGTACGTTTGTGAGACAGAATTTCCTGCCAAAGCAGTAGCTGAATTTCTCAACCGACAACATTCCGATCCAAACGAGCAAGTCACAAGAAAAAACATGCTTCTAGCTACAAA ACAGATCTGTAAAGAGTTCACCGACCTGCTGGCTCAGGACCGATCTCCCCTGGGGAACTCGCGGCCCAACCCCATTTTGGAGCCGGGCATCCAGAGCTGCCTGACCCACTTCAACCTCATCTCACACGGCTTCGGCAGCCCGGCGGTGTGCGCTGCTGTTACCGCCCTGCAGAACTATCTCACCGAGGCGCTCAAGGCCATGGACAAAATGTACCTCAGCAACAATCCCAACAGCCACACAGACAACAGCACCAAAAGCGGCGACAAAGAGGAGAAGCACCGAAAGTGA